A single region of the Leptothrix cholodnii SP-6 genome encodes:
- the kdgD gene encoding 5-dehydro-4-deoxyglucarate dehydratase, whose translation MSPQELKNVLQSGLLSFPLTDFDRELNFAPKPYAERLKWLQPYGASALFAAGGTGEFFSLEPGEYSDVIKVALDTCRGRTPIIAGAGGGTRVAIQYAQEAERLGAQGVLLLPHYLTEASQEGLIAHVQAVCRSVRFGVTVYNRGACKLTPASLLVLAETCPNLIGFKDGIGDIETFVSIRQTLGERFAYLGGLPTAEVFAGAYKAMGCPVYSSAVFNFIPKTAMEFYNAHAAGDSATCDRLIRDFFLPYIALRNKNHGYAVSIVKAGATLIGHGAGPVRPPLSDLKPAEVAELAALMAKLGPQ comes from the coding sequence ATGTCCCCCCAAGAGCTCAAGAACGTCCTGCAATCCGGCCTGCTGTCGTTCCCGCTGACCGACTTCGACCGCGAACTGAATTTCGCGCCCAAGCCCTATGCGGAACGCCTCAAGTGGCTGCAGCCCTACGGCGCCAGCGCGCTGTTCGCGGCCGGCGGCACGGGCGAGTTCTTCTCGCTGGAGCCGGGCGAATACAGCGACGTCATCAAGGTGGCGCTCGACACCTGCCGCGGCCGCACCCCGATCATTGCCGGCGCCGGTGGCGGCACCCGCGTCGCGATCCAGTACGCGCAGGAGGCCGAGCGCCTGGGTGCGCAGGGCGTGCTGCTGCTGCCGCACTACCTGACCGAAGCCAGCCAGGAAGGCCTGATCGCCCACGTGCAGGCGGTCTGCCGCAGCGTCAGGTTCGGCGTCACGGTCTACAACCGCGGCGCCTGCAAGCTCACGCCCGCCAGCCTGCTGGTGCTGGCCGAGACCTGCCCGAACCTGATCGGCTTCAAGGACGGCATCGGCGACATCGAGACCTTCGTGTCGATCCGCCAGACCCTGGGCGAGCGCTTCGCCTATCTCGGCGGCCTGCCCACGGCCGAGGTGTTTGCCGGCGCCTACAAGGCGATGGGCTGCCCGGTGTACTCGTCGGCGGTGTTCAATTTCATCCCCAAGACGGCGATGGAGTTCTACAACGCGCACGCGGCCGGTGACAGCGCCACCTGCGACCGCCTGATCCGCGATTTTTTCCTGCCCTACATCGCGCTGCGCAACAAGAACCACGGTTACGCGGTGTCGATCGTGAAGGCCGGTGCCACCCTGATCGGCCACGGCGCCGGCCCGGTGCGCCCGCCGCTGAGCGACCTGAAGCCGGCCGAGGTGGCCGAACTGGCGGCGCTGATGGCCAAGCTCGGGCCGCAGTAA
- a CDS encoding NAD-dependent epimerase/dehydratase family protein codes for MPSHPTPLRFDRLLLTGAAGGLGRELRTRLKAYCDVLRLSDISDLGAAAAGEELMPAPLEDAAAVHALLAGVDAVVHLGGVSTEQPWQPILQANIIGTYNLYEAARKHGVKRVVFASSNHVTGFYRQDEVVSPKDPMRPDGLYGLSKAFGENLAQFYFDRYGIETVSVRIGSSFPEPKNRRMLATWMSFDDLERLVMAALTAPVIGHSVIYGMGDNTTTWWDNTSARHVGYRPQDSSERFRAKVEAADPKPDLSDPAVIYQGGPFVRTGPFD; via the coding sequence ATGCCCAGCCATCCGACCCCTCTGCGATTCGACCGCCTGCTGCTGACCGGTGCCGCCGGTGGCCTGGGCCGCGAGCTGCGCACGCGCCTGAAGGCCTATTGCGACGTGCTGCGCCTGTCGGACATCAGCGATCTCGGCGCCGCTGCCGCCGGTGAGGAGCTGATGCCCGCGCCGCTCGAGGACGCCGCCGCCGTGCACGCGCTGCTGGCCGGTGTCGACGCCGTCGTGCACCTGGGCGGCGTGTCGACCGAGCAGCCCTGGCAGCCGATCCTGCAGGCCAACATCATCGGCACCTACAACCTGTACGAAGCCGCGCGCAAGCACGGCGTCAAGCGCGTCGTGTTCGCCAGCTCGAACCACGTCACCGGCTTCTACCGGCAGGACGAGGTGGTGTCGCCGAAGGATCCGATGCGGCCCGACGGCCTCTACGGCCTGTCCAAGGCCTTCGGCGAGAACCTGGCGCAGTTCTACTTCGACCGCTACGGCATCGAGACCGTCAGCGTGCGCATCGGCTCGTCCTTCCCCGAGCCGAAGAACCGTCGCATGCTGGCCACCTGGATGAGCTTCGACGACCTCGAGCGCCTGGTGATGGCCGCACTCACCGCGCCGGTGATCGGCCACAGCGTCATCTACGGCATGGGCGACAACACCACCACCTGGTGGGACAACACCAGCGCCCGCCACGTCGGCTACCGGCCGCAGGACAGCTCGGAGCGCTTTCGCGCCAAGGTCGAAGCGGCCGACCCGAAACCCGACCTGAGCGACCCGGCCGTGATCTACCAGGGCGGCCCGTTCGTGCGCACCGGCCCGTTCGACTGA
- a CDS encoding TRAP transporter small permease — protein sequence MDPLYIRLMDRFYLASIWLAGAAIFFMSLIIPWGVFTRYVLGTGSQWPEPIAILLMMVFTFIGAAAAYRANAHIAVTMLTDVLPAPLRKLSARVVDLLMLLACLFVTFYGARLCLETMGQSLAELPWLPVGVTYASLPIGAAVTILFVLERMFYGTQNHRPLVRYEEGDASDATDTPTTEGAR from the coding sequence ATGGACCCGCTCTACATCCGTTTGATGGATCGCTTCTACCTGGCCAGCATCTGGCTGGCCGGCGCCGCGATCTTCTTCATGTCGCTGATCATCCCGTGGGGCGTGTTCACGCGCTACGTGCTGGGCACCGGCTCGCAGTGGCCCGAGCCGATCGCGATCCTGCTGATGATGGTGTTCACCTTCATCGGCGCGGCCGCCGCCTACCGCGCCAACGCCCACATCGCCGTGACGATGCTGACCGACGTGCTGCCCGCGCCGCTGCGCAAGCTCTCGGCCCGGGTGGTCGACCTGCTGATGCTGCTGGCCTGCCTGTTCGTCACCTTCTACGGCGCCCGGCTGTGCCTGGAGACGATGGGCCAGTCGCTGGCCGAACTGCCCTGGCTGCCGGTGGGCGTGACCTACGCGTCGCTGCCGATCGGCGCGGCCGTCACCATCCTGTTCGTGCTCGAACGCATGTTCTACGGCACCCAGAACCATCGCCCGCTGGTGCGCTACGAAGAAGGCGACGCAAGCGACGCCACCGATACACCGACCACCGAGGGAGCCCGCTGA
- the gudD gene encoding glucarate dehydratase has translation MSSNATPVVVALRVVPVAGRDSMLLNLSGAHAPYFTRNLLILTDSAGRTGVGEVPGGEPIRRTLEDAAALVVGAKVGDWQRVLNAVRTQFADRDSGGRGLQTFDLRTTIHAVTAVESALLDLLGQHLEVPVCALLGEGQQRDSVPMLGYLFYIGDRNKTDLPYDSAPDAADPWLRLRHEEAMTPDAVVALAEAAQARYGFHDFKLKGGVLRGEEEVEAIRALKARFPQARITLDPNGGWLLKDATRLMRDMHGVLAYAEDPCGAEGGFSGREVMAEFRRATGLPTATNMVATDWRQMVHSLSLQSVDIPLADPHFWTMQGAVRVAQTCRDFGLTWGSHSNNHFDVSLAMFTQAAAAAPGRVTAIDTHWIWQDGQNLTQKPLQIVDGEVAVPTVPGLGVELDMDAVEAAHQLYLQHGLGSRDDATAMQYLIPNWTFDPKRPCLVR, from the coding sequence ATGAGTTCCAACGCTACCCCCGTCGTCGTGGCCCTGCGTGTCGTGCCGGTGGCCGGCCGCGACAGCATGCTGCTCAACCTGAGCGGTGCGCACGCGCCGTACTTCACCCGCAACCTGCTGATCCTGACCGACAGCGCCGGCCGCACCGGCGTGGGCGAGGTGCCGGGCGGCGAGCCGATCCGGCGCACGCTCGAAGACGCCGCCGCGCTGGTGGTGGGCGCCAAGGTGGGCGACTGGCAGCGCGTGCTCAACGCCGTGCGCACGCAGTTCGCCGACCGCGATTCGGGCGGGCGCGGCCTGCAGACCTTCGACCTGCGCACCACGATCCACGCGGTCACCGCGGTCGAGTCGGCGCTGCTCGACCTGCTCGGCCAGCACCTCGAGGTGCCGGTGTGCGCGCTGCTCGGCGAAGGCCAGCAGCGCGACAGCGTGCCGATGCTCGGCTACCTGTTCTACATCGGCGACCGCAACAAGACCGATCTGCCGTACGACAGCGCGCCCGACGCTGCCGACCCCTGGCTGCGCCTGCGCCACGAGGAGGCGATGACACCCGACGCGGTGGTCGCACTGGCCGAAGCCGCGCAGGCGCGCTACGGTTTCCACGACTTCAAGCTCAAGGGCGGCGTGCTGCGCGGCGAGGAAGAGGTCGAGGCGATCCGCGCGCTGAAAGCGCGTTTCCCGCAGGCCCGCATCACGCTCGACCCCAACGGCGGCTGGTTGCTCAAGGACGCGACCCGCCTGATGCGCGACATGCACGGCGTGCTCGCCTACGCCGAAGACCCGTGCGGTGCCGAGGGCGGCTTCTCGGGCCGCGAGGTGATGGCCGAGTTCCGCCGCGCTACCGGCCTGCCGACCGCCACCAACATGGTCGCCACCGACTGGCGCCAGATGGTGCATTCGCTGAGCCTGCAGAGCGTCGACATCCCGCTCGCCGACCCGCATTTCTGGACCATGCAAGGTGCGGTGCGGGTGGCGCAGACCTGCCGCGATTTCGGCCTGACCTGGGGTTCGCACTCCAACAACCACTTCGACGTGTCGCTGGCGATGTTCACGCAGGCCGCGGCTGCTGCGCCGGGGCGTGTCACCGCGATCGACACCCACTGGATCTGGCAGGACGGCCAGAACCTGACGCAAAAACCGCTGCAGATCGTCGACGGCGAAGTGGCCGTGCCGACCGTGCCGGGCCTGGGCGTCGAGCTCGACATGGACGCGGTCGAGGCCGCGCACCAGCTCTACCTGCAGCACGGCCTGGGCTCGCGCGACGACGCCACGGCGATGCAGTACCTGATCCCGAACTGGACCTTCGACCCCAAGCGCCCGTGCCTGGTGCGCTGA
- a CDS encoding aldehyde dehydrogenase family protein, which produces MFKNLIAGEWVEGARVSRNINPSDTRDVVGEYAQADAAQARQAVAAATAAFPAWSLTTPQQRFDVLDAAGSEILARRAELGDLLAREEGKTLPEAIGEVVRAGNIFKFFAGEALRLSGDSVPSVRPGVGVEVTREPVGVVGLITPWNFPIAIPAWKLAPALAFGNTVVMKPADLVPGSAWALADILHRAGLPAGVFNLVMGRGSEVGAVLLDDARVNAISFTGSVATGQKVAAACVARMAKFQLEMGGKNPFVVLDDADLGVAVNAAINSGFFSTGQRCTASSRIIVTEGIHDRFVAAMVERMKTLKVDDARKAGTDIGPVVDEKQLAQDLDYIGIGRAEGATLAAGGEAIERNTDGAPGFYMRPALFTETTAAMRINTEEVFGPVVSVMRAKNYDEALALANDTPFGLASGIATTSLKHATHFKRHAQAGMVMVNLPTAGVDYHVPFGGRKGSSHGPREQGRYAAEFYTTVKTAYTQA; this is translated from the coding sequence ATGTTCAAGAACCTGATAGCCGGCGAATGGGTCGAAGGCGCACGCGTCTCGCGCAACATCAACCCGTCGGACACGCGTGACGTGGTCGGCGAATACGCGCAGGCCGATGCCGCGCAGGCGCGCCAGGCGGTGGCCGCGGCCACGGCGGCTTTCCCGGCCTGGTCGCTGACCACGCCGCAGCAGCGCTTCGACGTGCTCGACGCCGCCGGCAGCGAGATCCTGGCGCGCCGCGCCGAACTGGGCGACCTGCTGGCGCGCGAAGAAGGCAAGACGCTGCCCGAGGCGATCGGCGAAGTCGTGCGTGCCGGCAACATCTTCAAGTTCTTCGCCGGCGAGGCGCTGCGCCTGTCGGGCGACAGCGTGCCGTCGGTGCGCCCGGGCGTGGGCGTCGAAGTCACGCGCGAGCCCGTCGGCGTGGTCGGCCTGATCACGCCGTGGAACTTCCCGATCGCCATTCCCGCCTGGAAGCTCGCGCCGGCGCTGGCCTTCGGCAACACGGTGGTGATGAAGCCGGCCGACCTGGTGCCGGGCTCGGCCTGGGCGCTGGCCGACATCCTGCACCGCGCCGGCCTGCCGGCGGGCGTGTTCAACCTGGTGATGGGGCGTGGCTCCGAAGTGGGCGCGGTGCTGCTCGACGACGCGCGTGTCAACGCGATCAGCTTCACCGGCTCGGTGGCGACGGGCCAGAAGGTGGCGGCGGCCTGCGTGGCGCGCATGGCCAAGTTCCAGCTCGAGATGGGCGGCAAGAACCCGTTCGTGGTGCTCGACGACGCCGACCTGGGCGTGGCCGTCAATGCCGCGATCAACAGCGGTTTCTTCTCGACCGGCCAGCGCTGCACGGCGTCGAGCCGGATCATCGTGACCGAAGGCATCCACGACCGCTTCGTGGCCGCGATGGTCGAGCGCATGAAGACGCTCAAGGTCGACGACGCCCGCAAGGCCGGCACCGACATCGGCCCGGTGGTCGACGAGAAGCAGCTCGCGCAGGACCTCGACTACATCGGCATCGGCCGTGCCGAAGGCGCCACGCTGGCCGCGGGCGGCGAGGCGATCGAGCGCAACACCGACGGCGCGCCGGGCTTCTACATGCGTCCGGCGCTGTTCACCGAAACGACGGCCGCGATGCGCATCAACACCGAAGAAGTGTTCGGCCCGGTGGTCAGCGTGATGCGCGCGAAGAACTACGACGAGGCGCTGGCGCTGGCCAACGACACGCCGTTCGGCCTGGCCTCGGGCATCGCCACCACCAGCCTGAAACACGCCACCCACTTCAAGCGCCACGCCCAGGCCGGCATGGTGATGGTCAACCTGCCGACCGCGGGTGTGGACTATCACGTGCCGTTCGGCGGCCGCAAGGGGTCGAGCCACGGCCCGCGCGAGCAGGGCCGTTACGCGGCCGAGTTCTACACCACCGTCAAGACCGCCTACACGCAGGCCTGA
- a CDS encoding Bug family tripartite tricarboxylate transporter substrate binding protein, translated as MNFRRLTLIALLAAALPVAAQEWPNKPLRIVVPYPPGGSSDIIARAISGPLGDALKQTVIVENKPGANGNTGTDFVAKANDGHTLLLCDVGALAITASVYAKLPFDPSKDLRGVAMLAYSPHLLVVHPSVPANNLQELVALSKKTPLNFAVTAIGSAPHLAGVAVEKATGAQWQYIPYKGGSQAIGDTVAGQTQVLMNGMLATLPHVQSGKLKVLGVSKSTRVPLLAQVPTIAEQGVKGFESGTWQGLLVPAGMPAAQVTRLNAELTRIIRSPEVRERLVSQGAEVYTMSPTEFGSFFERERKSWAKVVAQGGVKID; from the coding sequence ATGAACTTCCGACGCCTGACCCTGATCGCCCTGCTTGCCGCGGCCTTGCCCGTGGCGGCGCAGGAGTGGCCGAACAAGCCGCTGCGCATCGTCGTGCCCTACCCGCCGGGCGGCTCGTCGGACATCATCGCGCGCGCCATCAGCGGGCCGCTGGGTGACGCGCTCAAGCAGACCGTGATCGTCGAGAACAAGCCCGGCGCCAACGGCAACACCGGCACCGACTTCGTCGCCAAGGCCAACGACGGCCACACGCTGCTGCTGTGCGACGTGGGCGCGCTGGCGATCACCGCGTCGGTCTACGCCAAGCTGCCTTTCGATCCGTCGAAGGACCTGCGCGGCGTGGCCATGCTGGCCTATTCGCCGCACCTGCTGGTGGTGCACCCGTCGGTGCCGGCCAACAACCTGCAGGAACTGGTGGCGCTGTCGAAGAAGACGCCGCTCAACTTTGCCGTCACCGCCATCGGCAGCGCGCCGCACCTGGCCGGCGTGGCGGTCGAGAAGGCCACCGGCGCGCAGTGGCAGTACATCCCGTACAAGGGCGGCTCGCAGGCCATCGGCGACACGGTGGCCGGCCAGACGCAGGTGCTGATGAACGGCATGCTCGCCACCCTGCCGCACGTGCAGTCGGGCAAGCTGAAGGTGCTGGGGGTGTCCAAGTCGACGCGCGTGCCGCTGCTGGCGCAGGTGCCGACCATCGCCGAGCAGGGCGTGAAGGGCTTCGAGTCGGGCACCTGGCAAGGCCTGCTGGTGCCCGCGGGCATGCCGGCCGCGCAGGTCACGCGGCTCAATGCCGAGCTGACCCGCATCATCCGTTCGCCCGAGGTGCGCGAGCGCCTGGTGTCGCAGGGCGCCGAGGTCTACACCATGTCGCCGACCGAGTTCGGCAGCTTCTTCGAGCGCGAGCGCAAGAGCTGGGCGAAGGTCGTCGCCCAGGGCGGCGTCAAGATCGATTGA
- a CDS encoding TRAP transporter large permease: MDAFVLIGSFVLLMMIGVPIAFSLGLAALIGALWIDIPLDAVMIQIAAGVNKFSLLAIPFFVLAGAIMAEGGMARRLVAFAGVLVGFIRGGLSLVNILASTFFGAISGSSVADTASVGTVLIPEMEKKGYPRDFATAVTISGSVQAILIPPSHNAVLYSLAAGGSVSIAALFMAGVLPGLLMGLTLAVLCLMKARKHGYPKGEVIPLKQAIKISIDAMWGLMTMVIILGGILSGVFTANESASIAVVWAFFVTMFIYRDYKWRDLPKLVHRTVKTVTIVMILIGFAAAFGYLMTLMMIPLRVTAFLTSLSDNKYAILAMINILLLVLGTLMDMSPLILILTPILLPVVKMLGVDPVHFGMIMMVNLGIGLITPPVGTVLFVGAAVAKLKIGVVTRAMMPFFVALFIVLLMVTYIPWLSLWLPRFLGL; this comes from the coding sequence ATGGATGCTTTCGTGCTGATCGGCAGCTTCGTGCTGCTGATGATGATCGGCGTGCCGATCGCCTTTTCGCTCGGCCTGGCCGCCCTGATCGGCGCGCTGTGGATCGACATCCCGCTCGACGCGGTGATGATCCAGATCGCCGCCGGGGTCAACAAGTTCTCGCTGCTGGCGATCCCGTTCTTCGTGCTGGCCGGCGCCATCATGGCCGAGGGCGGCATGGCGCGCCGGCTGGTGGCGTTTGCCGGCGTGCTGGTGGGTTTCATCCGCGGCGGGTTGTCGCTGGTCAACATCCTGGCCAGCACCTTCTTCGGCGCGATCTCGGGCTCGTCGGTGGCCGACACCGCCTCGGTCGGCACGGTGCTGATCCCCGAGATGGAGAAGAAGGGCTACCCGCGCGACTTCGCCACCGCGGTCACCATCAGCGGCTCGGTGCAGGCGATCCTGATCCCGCCCAGCCACAACGCCGTGCTGTACTCGCTGGCCGCAGGCGGCTCGGTGTCGATCGCCGCGCTGTTCATGGCCGGCGTGCTGCCGGGCCTGCTGATGGGCCTGACGCTGGCCGTGCTGTGCCTGATGAAGGCCAGGAAACACGGCTACCCCAAGGGCGAGGTGATCCCGCTCAAGCAGGCGATCAAGATCTCGATCGACGCGATGTGGGGCCTGATGACGATGGTCATCATCCTCGGCGGCATCCTGTCGGGCGTGTTCACGGCCAACGAATCGGCTTCGATCGCGGTGGTCTGGGCCTTCTTCGTCACGATGTTCATCTACCGCGACTACAAGTGGCGCGACCTGCCCAAGCTGGTGCACCGCACCGTCAAGACGGTGACGATCGTGATGATCCTGATCGGCTTCGCGGCGGCCTTCGGCTACCTGATGACGCTGATGATGATCCCGCTGCGAGTCACCGCCTTCCTCACCAGCCTGTCGGACAACAAGTACGCGATCCTGGCCATGATCAACATACTGCTGCTGGTGCTGGGCACGCTGATGGACATGTCGCCGCTGATCCTGATCCTCACGCCGATCCTGCTGCCGGTGGTCAAGATGCTGGGTGTCGACCCGGTGCACTTCGGCATGATCATGATGGTCAACCTCGGCATCGGCCTGATCACGCCGCCGGTGGGCACGGTGCTGTTCGTCGGCGCAGCGGTGGCCAAGCTCAAGATCGGCGTGGTCACCCGGGCGATGATGCCGTTCTTCGTCGCGCTGTTCATCGTGCTGCTGATGGTGACCTACATCCCCTGGCTGTCGCTGTGGCTGCCGCGTTTCCTGGGTCTTTGA
- a CDS encoding TRAP transporter substrate-binding protein: MNFRRTLLAACAAAATLGFAPLTTSAQNIVMKAADVHPAGYPTVVAVENMGKKLDAATSGRIKFQMFPGSVLGGEKEMIEQTQFGAIQLLRTSLGPIGPVVPEVNVFNMPFVFRNIAHMRAVIDGPIGQELLDKVSASPARMVALAWMDGGSRSLYTKKPVRSPADLKGQKIRMMGNPLFVDTMNAMGGNGIAMGYGEVFTAIQTGVIDGAENNPPSLYTANHFKAGAKYFTQTNHLIIPEILVMSKVTFDKLSPADQALVKKTAREAQLEQRTLWDKAVADYTTKLKAEGVEFIEMDSKPFFDATAPVRAKYGANFADLMKRIEAVK, from the coding sequence ATGAACTTCCGTCGCACCCTGCTGGCCGCCTGCGCCGCTGCCGCCACCCTCGGTTTCGCCCCGCTGACCACCTCGGCCCAGAACATCGTCATGAAGGCCGCCGACGTGCACCCGGCCGGCTACCCGACCGTGGTCGCGGTCGAGAACATGGGCAAGAAGCTCGACGCCGCCACCAGCGGTCGCATCAAGTTCCAGATGTTCCCCGGCAGCGTGCTCGGCGGCGAGAAGGAGATGATCGAGCAGACCCAGTTCGGCGCGATCCAGCTGCTGCGCACCTCGCTGGGCCCGATCGGCCCGGTGGTGCCCGAGGTGAACGTGTTCAACATGCCCTTCGTGTTCCGCAACATCGCCCACATGCGCGCGGTGATCGACGGCCCGATCGGCCAGGAACTGCTCGACAAGGTCAGCGCCTCGCCGGCCCGGATGGTCGCGCTGGCCTGGATGGACGGCGGCTCGCGCAGCCTCTACACCAAGAAGCCGGTGCGCAGCCCCGCCGACCTGAAGGGCCAGAAGATCCGCATGATGGGCAACCCGCTGTTCGTCGACACCATGAACGCGATGGGCGGCAACGGCATCGCGATGGGCTACGGCGAGGTCTTCACCGCCATCCAGACCGGCGTGATCGACGGCGCCGAGAACAACCCGCCCAGCCTCTACACCGCCAACCACTTCAAGGCCGGCGCCAAGTACTTCACCCAGACCAACCACCTGATCATTCCCGAGATCCTGGTGATGTCGAAGGTGACATTCGACAAGCTCAGTCCGGCCGACCAGGCGCTGGTCAAGAAGACCGCCCGCGAAGCGCAGCTCGAGCAGCGCACGCTGTGGGACAAGGCGGTGGCCGACTACACCACCAAGCTCAAGGCCGAAGGCGTCGAGTTCATCGAGATGGACAGCAAGCCCTTCTTCGACGCCACCGCACCGGTGCGCGCCAAGTACGGCGCCAACTTCGCCGACCTGATGAAGCGCATCGAGGCCGTCAAGTAA
- a CDS encoding SMP-30/gluconolactonase/LRE family protein, giving the protein MNTTGPQLPFAPSQRYPDPAIELLDPSFARYRLFSGGVEQLASGLRWAEGPVWFGDGRYLLVSDIPNNRILRWDDCSGALSVFRAPADNANGHARDRQGRLLTCEHLTRRVTRTEYDGRITVLADTYDGKRLNSPNDITCRSDGSVWFTDPSFGIESDWEGETAPQELPHAVYRIDGASGRLDAVITDLNAPNGLCFSPDERTLYVIESRANPRRIWAYDVDAAGALSNKRSHVEATDHGALDGMACDRDGNLWCGYGSNGSAQSVGEVLDGVRVFNPAGKAIGHIHLPERCANVCFGGAKNNRLFMASSHSLYAVYVNTAGAL; this is encoded by the coding sequence ATGAACACCACCGGTCCGCAACTCCCCTTCGCGCCCAGCCAGCGTTATCCCGATCCGGCCATCGAACTGCTCGACCCGAGCTTCGCCCGCTATCGCCTCTTCAGCGGCGGCGTCGAGCAGCTCGCCAGCGGCCTGCGCTGGGCCGAGGGGCCGGTGTGGTTCGGCGATGGCCGCTACCTGCTGGTCAGCGACATCCCGAACAACCGCATCCTGCGCTGGGACGACTGCTCGGGCGCGCTCAGCGTGTTCCGCGCGCCGGCCGACAACGCCAACGGCCACGCACGCGACCGCCAGGGCCGCTTGCTGACCTGCGAGCACCTGACCCGGCGCGTGACCCGCACCGAGTACGACGGCCGCATCACGGTGCTGGCCGATACATACGACGGCAAGCGCCTCAATTCGCCCAACGACATCACCTGCCGCAGCGACGGCAGCGTCTGGTTCACCGACCCGAGCTTCGGCATCGAGAGCGACTGGGAGGGCGAAACCGCGCCGCAGGAACTGCCGCATGCGGTCTACCGCATCGACGGCGCGAGCGGCCGGCTCGACGCCGTGATCACCGACCTGAACGCGCCCAACGGCCTGTGTTTTTCGCCCGACGAACGCACGCTGTACGTGATCGAGAGCCGCGCCAACCCGCGCCGCATCTGGGCTTATGACGTGGATGCGGCCGGCGCCCTGTCGAACAAGCGCAGCCACGTCGAGGCCACCGACCACGGCGCGCTCGACGGCATGGCCTGCGACCGCGACGGCAACCTCTGGTGCGGCTACGGCAGCAACGGCTCGGCGCAGTCGGTGGGCGAGGTGCTCGACGGGGTGCGCGTGTTCAACCCCGCCGGCAAAGCCATCGGCCACATCCACCTGCCCGAACGCTGCGCCAACGTGTGCTTCGGCGGCGCCAAGAACAACCGCCTGTTCATGGCCAGCAGCCACTCGCTCTACGCCGTCTACGTCAACACCGCCGGCGCGCTGTGA
- a CDS encoding FadR/GntR family transcriptional regulator yields the protein MNTPTAAARRRPRTLALELVDALGDRIRDGRLAQGDKLPTEAAIMAEFAVSRTVVREAISKLQAAGLVETRHGIGTFVLGVGEAPGFRIAPEQYNTLRDVIAVLELRIGLETEAAALAAQRRTEANIVQLRAALDAVAKDFEAGRDSVAADFQFHLEIARATQNSHYTELMSTLGSMIIPRARLVPEGEPSDEHRRYLRRVNSEHESIFDAIVGQDADAARAAMRTHLANSRERRRRAQADALS from the coding sequence ATGAACACCCCCACAGCCGCAGCGCGTCGCAGACCGCGCACCCTGGCCCTTGAACTGGTCGATGCCCTCGGCGATCGCATCCGCGACGGCCGTCTCGCGCAAGGCGACAAGCTGCCCACCGAAGCGGCCATCATGGCCGAGTTCGCCGTCAGCCGGACGGTGGTGCGCGAGGCGATCTCCAAGCTGCAGGCCGCCGGCCTGGTCGAGACGCGGCACGGCATCGGCACCTTCGTGCTGGGGGTGGGCGAGGCGCCGGGTTTCCGCATCGCGCCCGAGCAGTACAACACCCTGCGCGACGTGATCGCGGTGCTCGAGCTGCGCATCGGCCTCGAGACCGAAGCCGCGGCGCTGGCCGCGCAGCGCCGCACCGAAGCCAACATCGTGCAGCTGCGCGCTGCGCTCGATGCGGTGGCGAAGGACTTCGAGGCCGGGCGCGATTCGGTCGCCGCCGACTTCCAGTTCCACCTCGAGATCGCCCGCGCGACCCAGAACAGCCACTACACCGAGCTGATGTCGACCCTCGGCAGCATGATCATCCCGCGCGCCCGACTGGTGCCCGAGGGCGAGCCGAGCGATGAGCACCGGCGCTACCTGCGCCGCGTCAACAGCGAGCACGAGAGCATCTTCGACGCCATCGTCGGCCAGGACGCCGACGCCGCCCGCGCGGCCATGCGCACCCACCTGGCCAACAGCCGCGAGCGGCGCCGGCGCGCCCAGGCCGACGCGCTGAGCTGA